The DNA segment TTCTCCGGCTCGATCTCCCCGCCCTCACCGTCGGCGTGGCTCTGCACCACCCGGGAGAACTCGATCTGCAGCCGGCGGGGCAGGTCGAGCTGCCGCTCGGACTTCATGATGTAGGCCATGCCGCCCTTGCCGGACTGGGAGTTGACCCGGATCACGGCCTCGTAGGTACGGCCGACGTCGTGCGGGTCGATCGGCAGGTACGGCGCCTGCCACGCGATCTCGGAGACATCGATGCCCTCGTCGGCGGCGCGCCGTTCCAGATCCTCCAGCCCCTTCTTGATCGCATCCTGATGCGAACCGGAGAAGGCGGTGTAGACCAGATCACCGGCGTAGGGGTGGCGCGGGTGGACCGGCAGGTTGGTGCAGTACTCGACCGTGCGACGGATCTCGTCGATGTCGGAGAAGTCGATCTTGGGGTCGATGCCCTGGCTGAACAGGTTCATGCCCAAGGTCACCAGGTCGACATTGCCGGTGCGTTCACCATGACCGAACAGGCAGCCCTCGACCCGGTCGGCACCGGCCATCAGGGCCAGTTCGGTGGCGGCGACGGCCGTACCCCGGTCGTTGTGCGGGTGCAGGGAGACCGTGACATGCTCACGGCTGTCGATGTGGCGGCAGAAGTACTCGATCTGGTCGGCGTAGGTGTTCGGCGTCGACATCTCCACCGTCGCCGGCAGGTTGAAGATGATCTCCCGGCCGGGGCCGGGCTGCCACACCGCGGCGACGGCATTGCAGATCTCGACGGCGAAGTCGGTGGGGGTCTGGGTGAAGATCTCCGGTGAGTACTGGTAGCCGAACTCGGTGTCGGCCAGCAGTTCCTCGGCGTACTTGCGGACCAGCTCGGTACCCCGGGTGGCCAGGGCGATGCACTCGGCCTCGTCGATCCGGAACACGACCCGGCGGAACAGCTCGGCGGTGGCGTTGTACAGGTGGATCGTCGCCCGTTTCGCCCCGACCAGACTCTGCACGGTCCGTTCGATCAGGTCCTCGCGGGCCTGGGTCAGCACCGAGATGGTGACATCGTCGGGGATCGCCTCGGACTCGATGAGTTCGCGGACGAAGTCGAAGTCGGTCTTCGAGGCACTCGGGAAGCCGACCTCGATCTCCTTGTAGCCCATCCGGACCAGCAGGTCGAAGATCCGCCGCTTGCGGGCCGGGGTCATCGGGTCGATCAGGGCCTGGTTGCCGTCACGCAGATCGGTGGACAACCACCGCGGGGCCTGGGTGATCTTCTGGTCCGGCCAGGTGCGGTCGGGTACGACGACGGGTTCGAAAGCGCGGTAGCGCTGGAAGGGCATCGGGCTCGGCTGCTGGATCGGCCGCGGTTGTGGGCGGGTGCCGAAGGTGGTCGATGCGGTGGGGGTGGTGGTCACTGTGTCTTCCTCGGGTCGGGATCGTTGTCCCGGCGGCGCATGCTCGACTCCGCAGCGAGGGAGCCACCGGTCTATCGGGCCCCGCTGCGGCGAATGAGGAGGAGAACCATTGCCACGGCCAGCACCTTACGGCATCTCCCCGTGCAGTGGAACCCCCGGCCGGTGAGCGGTCGCAGCAGTTCCCGGCCGGAGGTCCACCCGCCGTTGCCGACGGGTGCCGCAGGGCAGATCCGGCGGTTCAGTCGGCCTCGGCGAGATAGGCATCGACGAACTCCTGACTCGGCGGAATCGGCTGGATCACGTCGATCAGCACGCGGTCGGGGCCCTCGACGATGAAGTGCCGCTGCCCGAAGGCCTCGTCCCGGATGGGTTGCACCAGCGGGACACCGGCGGTGACCAGATCCGCCAACACCGTATCGGCGTCGTCGACCTCGAAGTTCAACAGGATCCCGCCGGCGACTGCTCCCCACCCGGCAGGCACCGTCGGATGGTCGGCGTCGAGCACGGCCAGTTCGAAGTCGCCCAGCCGGAGGCTGACGTACCAGTCGGCGGAGAACGTCACCTCGAAGGAGAAGCGATCGACGTAGAACGCCGCGACCTCGGCGACGGAGTGGGTCATCAGGACGGGATAGAAGCTGCTGAGGTTCATGGTGCATCCTTTACGTACGGAGTGTAGGTAAAGTAGTTTTACATACACGCTGCACGTAAAGGAAGAGGGAATGCCACGAAAATCCGCTGCGGTCGCGGCCGAGACCGCCCGATCGATCCTCCGGACGGCCACCGAGTTGTTCGCCGCCGAGGGTTTCGGCCAGGTGGCACTGGACCAGGTCGCCGGCGCCGCGGGGGTCACCCGGGGCGCGGTCTACCACCACTACCGGAACAAGTACGGGCTCTTCACCGCTGTCGCCGCGGACTGTCAGGCCGCGGTGGCGAAGGCCGTCGTCGGCGCGGCCGGTGAGCAGGCCGACCCCGTGACCTCCCTGCGCAACGGCTGTCACGGATTCCTCGACGCGATCACCACCGGTGCCGCCGCGCGAATCCTGCTGGTGGAGGCCCCGGCGGTGCTGGGCTGGCAGCAGTGGCGGGCCCTCGACGCGGAGCACTCCGTGGTCCACCTGCGCGATGCCCTGGCCGAGGCCGGGGTGGAGCTCGAACTGCTCGATGCGACCACCGCACAACTGTCCGGTGCGATGAACGAGGCGGCTTTGTGGCTGATCGAGGAACCCGACCAGACCGCGGCCGCCCATCAGGTGCTGGACCGGTTGATCGACAGCGTGATCGGGCGAACCGTTCGGTGACGGTGAGATCACCACTGCCCGGATCGGCAGCGGTTGCCGACCGGGCGGGACTACGATGCCCCCATGAGCCCACGACGCCGCCCGACCCACCCCGGTGAACCGCATGACGGCGGGTTGGCCGAGCGACTGAACTGGTTGCGGGCCGGTGTACTGGGTGCCAATGACGGCATCGTCTCCACCGCCGCGGTGATCGTCGGCGTGGCCGGGGCCAGTACCGCACTCTCGCCGATCCTGCTGGCAGGACTCGCAGCCCTGGTCGGCGGGGCGATCTCGATGGCCCTCGGTGAGTACGTCTCGGTCTCCAGTCAACGCGATACCGAGCGGTCGTTGATCGACAAGGAACGGACCGAACTGGCCACCGACCCGAAGGCCGAGCTCGCCGAGCTGGCCCAGCTGTATGTCGATCGCGGACTGAGCGAGGAGACCGCCCGGACCGTCGCCACCGAGCTGACCGCCCATGACGCGCTGGCCGCACATCTGGAGGCCGAGCTCAATCTCGAGGCCGATGACGTGGTGAGTCCCTGGCGGGCAGCCGCAGCCTCGGCTGTCTCCTTCACCCTCGGTGGACTGCTGCCATTGCTGACCATGCTGCTGCTGCCCGATCCGGCCAAGATCATCGGGACCTTCACCGCAGTCCTGCTCGCGCTCGGGGTGACCGGATACGTCGCCTCCTGGATCGGTGGCGCCTCCCCGTCGCGGGCGATGATTCGTACCGTGATCGGCGGAGTGCTCGCGCTGGGTGCCACCTTCGCCCTCGGCTCGGCACTGGGGACAGGTGTCGGCTGATCTCCGGGCGACGACGGGTTGCCACCGGTGACCCCGATGTCAGATCGGCTGGGGGTCACATCGGCTGGGGGTCACATCGGCTGAGGGGTCACATCGGTTGAGGTCATATCGGGGGGAACGGTCGGGTGGGGTGAATCACAGGTCTTGGGCCGGTTCATCACCCTCCCGTAATCTCGACCCATGACCCCGCGCCGCCTGTTCCGTACCGTAGCGATCGCCGAGGCGATCACCTGGGCACTGCTGATCGCCGGCATGATCGTCCGCTCCCTGGGGATCACCCCGCTGGGGGTACGGATCGGCGGTGGATTGCACGGTTTCGTCTTCATCGCCTTCGTCGCGGTGCTGATCTTCGTCGCCGGGAACCAGCGCTGGAAGCCGCTGACGATCCTGCTGGGGCTGGTCAGTTCGATCATCCCGTTCGCCACCGTCGTCTTCGACCTGGTCGCCGAACGGCGCGGACGGCTCGACGGCGGTTGGGACACCGACTCCCCCGGGATCGTCGGCCGCTTCCGGGCCTCCGCGGTCGCCCATCCGATCCGCGCGGCCTTGCGTGCTCTGGCCGCCGTGACAGTGATCTTCGCCGTGATGTTGATCATCGGCCCGCCAGGCTCGCAGTAGCCGACCAGCGCTGCTCGCGGCAGATCAGCTCGGAGTCGCTGCGGTGCGTCATTCGGCGCAGCAGGGGGCCCGATCGGTCTCGGTGGCGAACTGGGTGCGGTGCAACTCGGCGTATCGCCCGCCGGCGTCCAGCAGACTGCCGTGATCACCGCGCTCGACGATCCTTCCGTTCTCCAGCACCAGGATCTGATCGGCCGAGCGGATCGTCGACAGTCGGTGGGCGATCACCAGCGAGGTCCGTCCGTTCAGTGCTTCGGCCAATGCCTCCTGCACGGCGACCTCCGAGGTGGCGTCCAGCGAGGCGGTGGCCTCGTCGAGGATCACCAGTCTGGGTCGAGCCAGCAGCAACCGGGCGATCGCCATCCGCTGCCGTTCCCCACCCGAGAGCCGGTAACCCCGTTCGCCGACCACCGTGTGCAGACCGTCGGGCATGTCCCGGACGAGATCGTCCAATCGTGCCCGGCGCAGGGCCTCCCACAGTTCGGCCTCGGTGGCATCGGTCCGCCCCAGCCGCAGGTTCGCTGCCAGCGTGGTGTGGAACAGGTGGCCGTCCTGGGTGACCATGCCGACGGTACGTTTCAGATCGGTACGAGAGACCTCCCGGAGATCGAGTCCGTTGATCAGCACCGCGCCGGCGTCGGGGTCGTACAGCCGTGTCGCCAACTGGGCGATCGTGGACTTGCCCGCCCCGGAGGAGCCGACCAGTGCCACCATCGCCCCCGCGGGCACGGTGAAGGAGAGCTCGTGCAACACCTCCGCCCCGCCTCGATGATCCAGCGTCGCCACCTCCTCCAAGGAGGCCAGGGAGACCTTGTCCGCCGCGGGATAGCCGAAGCTCACGGCATCGAACTTCAACTCGGCCGTGCCGTCCGGCAGCGACCTGGGATGGTCGGTCTCGGTCACCAGGGGTTGCAGATCCAGCACCTCAAAGACCCGTTCGAAGCTGACCAGCGCACTCATCACGTCCACCCGGGCACCGGCCAGTTGGGTCAGCGGTGCGTACAGCCGGGTCAGCAACAGGGCCAAGGCGACCACATCGCCGGCAGCCAGCCGACCGGTCACCGCGTACCAGCCGCCCAGTCCGTAGACCACGGCCAGGGCGAGGGCCGAGGCCAGGGTGAGGGCATTGGTGAAGACCGTCTGCAGCATCG comes from the Naumannella halotolerans genome and includes:
- a CDS encoding VOC family protein — protein: MNLSSFYPVLMTHSVAEVAAFYVDRFSFEVTFSADWYVSLRLGDFELAVLDADHPTVPAGWGAVAGGILLNFEVDDADTVLADLVTAGVPLVQPIRDEAFGQRHFIVEGPDRVLIDVIQPIPPSQEFVDAYLAEAD
- a CDS encoding ABC transporter ATP-binding protein translates to MSMDVAAWNSMYNAMHAQSDRRPFSAATLGRILEFARPHRRLLIGFLIVGVATAVTAVATPVLAGRIVDAITAGGPSAMIIGLAALIAVIAVAEAGLGTFGRWLSSRLGEGLIFDLRTAVFDHVQTMPVAFFTRTRTGALVSRLNNDVIGAQRAFSSTLSGVVTNAVTVLLTLIVMVGVSWQLTLLSLVLLPLFLVPARMMGARLAAQSREAANHNAVMTDQMTERFSAPGATLIKLFGDPRRESVEFAVRADRVREIGVRSAMLQTVFTNALTLASALALAVVYGLGGWYAVTGRLAAGDVVALALLLTRLYAPLTQLAGARVDVMSALVSFERVFEVLDLQPLVTETDHPRSLPDGTAELKFDAVSFGYPAADKVSLASLEEVATLDHRGGAEVLHELSFTVPAGAMVALVGSSGAGKSTIAQLATRLYDPDAGAVLINGLDLREVSRTDLKRTVGMVTQDGHLFHTTLAANLRLGRTDATEAELWEALRRARLDDLVRDMPDGLHTVVGERGYRLSGGERQRMAIARLLLARPRLVILDEATASLDATSEVAVQEALAEALNGRTSLVIAHRLSTIRSADQILVLENGRIVERGDHGSLLDAGGRYAELHRTQFATETDRAPCCAE
- a CDS encoding VIT1/CCC1 transporter family protein, whose amino-acid sequence is MSPRRRPTHPGEPHDGGLAERLNWLRAGVLGANDGIVSTAAVIVGVAGASTALSPILLAGLAALVGGAISMALGEYVSVSSQRDTERSLIDKERTELATDPKAELAELAQLYVDRGLSEETARTVATELTAHDALAAHLEAELNLEADDVVSPWRAAAASAVSFTLGGLLPLLTMLLLPDPAKIIGTFTAVLLALGVTGYVASWIGGASPSRAMIRTVIGGVLALGATFALGSALGTGVG
- a CDS encoding TetR family transcriptional regulator, which codes for MPRKSAAVAAETARSILRTATELFAAEGFGQVALDQVAGAAGVTRGAVYHHYRNKYGLFTAVAADCQAAVAKAVVGAAGEQADPVTSLRNGCHGFLDAITTGAAARILLVEAPAVLGWQQWRALDAEHSVVHLRDALAEAGVELELLDATTAQLSGAMNEAALWLIEEPDQTAAAHQVLDRLIDSVIGRTVR
- the leuA gene encoding 2-isopropylmalate synthase, with amino-acid sequence MPFQRYRAFEPVVVPDRTWPDQKITQAPRWLSTDLRDGNQALIDPMTPARKRRIFDLLVRMGYKEIEVGFPSASKTDFDFVRELIESEAIPDDVTISVLTQAREDLIERTVQSLVGAKRATIHLYNATAELFRRVVFRIDEAECIALATRGTELVRKYAEELLADTEFGYQYSPEIFTQTPTDFAVEICNAVAAVWQPGPGREIIFNLPATVEMSTPNTYADQIEYFCRHIDSREHVTVSLHPHNDRGTAVAATELALMAGADRVEGCLFGHGERTGNVDLVTLGMNLFSQGIDPKIDFSDIDEIRRTVEYCTNLPVHPRHPYAGDLVYTAFSGSHQDAIKKGLEDLERRAADEGIDVSEIAWQAPYLPIDPHDVGRTYEAVIRVNSQSGKGGMAYIMKSERQLDLPRRLQIEFSRVVQSHADGEGGEIEPEKMWNYFSTEYLTSTAPLQLVSVNSTSSGDSSYTVDATVVDSGVSKQLHGEGNGPVSAFVDALSSIGYNVQVHDYAEHAMSAGGDAQAAAYVECEVGSGENSQVLWGVGIDANIISASLKAVISAINRVQA
- a CDS encoding DUF3817 domain-containing protein — encoded protein: MTPRRLFRTVAIAEAITWALLIAGMIVRSLGITPLGVRIGGGLHGFVFIAFVAVLIFVAGNQRWKPLTILLGLVSSIIPFATVVFDLVAERRGRLDGGWDTDSPGIVGRFRASAVAHPIRAALRALAAVTVIFAVMLIIGPPGSQ